The Lasioglossum baleicum chromosome 5, iyLasBale1, whole genome shotgun sequence genome segment AGAAAATAACGTGAATTGATGTAAAACCAGGtaaaacgaagaaaaatcgatatacataaaatctttttaaatcTGCTAGCTCCTTCCTATTTTCTCGATGCTCGGAGTTCTGCAGCTACGTTCACAATGGGTGAACTTTGACACACATGCGCACAGTAAATTAGTTTTCAAATATTGCCGGTTTTTCAAAAGAATTCATGTACTTACATAGGGAGTTGATTCACAGTTGATTCAGCATGGATTCTATGAGTGAAGTAAGTTACAGTTAACGTAAGAAAATTGCGTTATACGATAATTCTAATAAAAGTATGAAGTTACAGGTGCCATCGTCCTCGCAGAATGATTCTGTCTCCAGCACAACTTCTAATCTAAAATACCGTGAGAACAGTATTTCGTCGGAAGAACAGTCGTTACTTGAATTCGTGCAGAAAGGAATCACCGAAATGACCGACGAGAATATTACATTTCAGAAAGATATCCTGCCGTTACTATCGGAATTAAATCTGGAACCGGAATCGTTGTCCAGCAACATCAAGGATGGACTGCAAAAAGTAGCCTCTATATTGAAGTTTGAAAAATTATCAGACTTCGACAAGACCGATCTAAAGATTGTTTATGAAAGAAAGAAAGTGGAGGAAGCGAGGAGACAGTGGGAAGAGAAACAGTTGGCATTGTCGTATGATAATCTTTACAGAAAATATACTAGATTTTCAGCGAAGCTGACCGATCTGCAAGAGGTCGTGAACGATATCAAAGAACTCGTAGAAGAGGGTCAGAAAGATGAAGAAGACAATCGCTGCAATCAAGTCTTTCTGATGACAAAATTGGATGAATATAAGCAAACTGTGAAGAAGTTGGAAGTCGATTTAACGAAAATGCAGGTCGACGATCTTTATCCACAGAATATCCTAAATAAATATGATAGATACTTGGAAATGTGCGGTGAACTGTCGGAAATCGATAAATGCCTTAGCCAATACGGGGATTTGCCACCTAACCTGTTACAAGCGAAAGCGTTGCTCGAGGCTAAACGAAAGGAATACGAAACATTggagaaaatattttccgagAGGACCAGTTACTTCTAAAGTAAGTCTTTCTTGTAAGTTATCTGatttttctataataataaagaatgttatatatttataccttttatacaaatgtgtgacagaataaaatctatatttcAATTGCGTTTGTTTCCTGATCATCCTGCTTTGTTTATAACTATTTAAACTTCGGATGTTTAGgcaatttttaagttttatagacaaactttaaaaaagtaGTACcacataaaattctatttttattggTGACAGCATTTGTAGacccaaaataaataatttaatactccagcatcttttgaaaatttttagaagccacaaatgcataaagatccacagtctagttataaactaTTACCTATTACAAGCGAAAGTATTGCTCTAGGCTAAGTGGAAGGAATGTGGAACATTGGAGAAAATGTTTTCTGAGAGGACCAGTTATTTCTAACGTAAGTCTCTTGTGTAAGTTATCTGatttttctataataataaagAATGCTATATTTATATGTTCTATACAAATGTGTGATTGATTAAAATCCATATTTCGATTGCGTTTGTTGCCTGGTCATCCTGTTTTGTGCCCACTGATTTTTTAATTCCATTTCCATTGCTTTAGCTTGGTGCGCCAAGTACGTGATTTGGTGTTTTTTCTTCGATTGGGAGTTTACACCACCCATCATGGAGACTGGTCTTTGTACAGGCTCTTCCGTTAATGCCTTGACCAGCCATTCCCGTTCGTCCGGTTTGATATCCTCTCCATTTATTTCGATAACACTCGCTTCGTCGATCTCTTTAGCTTTCCTCTTTATACTTCGTCTGCCGCACAGGTATTCGATAGCTTTCTCGTCGAAAGCCACATTCCCTTCTACGTCGACATTGTACTCTTGTTCGGGTACAGGCAATTTCGGACCCACCTCTGCTTTATTTTTAAGTAATATTTCCTCCTTTGGTAAATTCATGATATTACTCACTAATGTCTTCCGAGGTACAGCTACCATAGAATTGGTAGGTAGATAGCTGCTACCTGAACTATTTTTAGTTGGAGGATCAAATTTGTTTGTCTCTATCTTCAAGCTTAGTTCTTCCATTAAAGCATCAGATACAACGGGAGTATCGGTGACAGATAGAGCGAAGAAGTCTGTACCAGAATCCGTACCACTAACAGCGATCCCATCTTCGTCTTCGGAGTTTGAATCGTAATCAATTCCTATGGAACTTTTCGTAGCAGCAGTTTTATCAGCGATAGAACTTCTTATGTCTTTATCTTTAGTCGCTAGAGCTTTAGTCGGATTTGTTTTTGCTTTATTAACAATGCTAGGAATCAAACTATTAGTAGCCTTGACCTCGGCTCCCTTTGGTTCTGGCAATAGCGTGAAGAGCATGGTGCGTTTCTGAAATTATGtataaacatgtattttatggTGAGAATAACAACGGACAGCTATATAGCATGGTCAATACATACAGTGCATCCCATGAACTCTGTCCAATTGAATATCTtggttatttcaaacaatacaaGAAAATGTTACTTACAGAATAAGGCAAAACTACATAATATGGTATATTTAAATGGTGTTCTTGCAAGTGGAGGTGTACAGAAGATACAGAGGTCACccctttgttttctttttaaatagaatgtccaATTTTTTATCCTCGATATCGATAGATTGGCGTATTCTGAGTATTTCTGAGTATTGTTCGAGTCTTGCAGTCTGAGTTCGTGGGACACACTgtatttatatttgtatatacTCACGGTAGAAGGTTTACGGCGAATAGAATTATTTGCTCTagtttcattttcttcttcgatATCTTTGAACTGTAACGAATTCGATCAAGTAATTTAACGAATGTTAacatatgaaataaaatgaattatgaTCGAATGAGTAATATGCTTACGTCGGATAAAGAAGGAACTGTTATTTTAACTGGAGCACGATTCTTTTTGATCGGTTTCTCAGGTTCCACTTCATCCTCCCTTTTTAGAGGAATGTTGTCATCCTCTATAATATCTTCCGATACTGCCAAGCTTTGCGGCTTGGGTAAAAAATCGAAATGTATTTTGAGATCATTCTCAATAACCTCTTCTACGATTTTGTCATGTTTCGGAGCAGG includes the following:
- the LOC143208863 gene encoding uncharacterized protein LOC143208863, with the protein product MSLVAYGSSDESSDEEGNNCDTFEIVNETPEEPLFKQTNEKLCLPAPKHDKIVEEVIENDLKIHFDFLPKPQSLAVSEDIIEDDNIPLKREDEVEPEKPIKKNRAPVKITVPSLSDFKDIEEENETRANNSIRRKPSTKRTMLFTLLPEPKGAEVKATNSLIPSIVNKAKTNPTKALATKDKDIRSSIADKTAATKSSIGIDYDSNSEDEDGIAVSGTDSGTDFFALSVTDTPVVSDALMEELSLKIETNKFDPPTKNSSGSSYLPTNSMVAVPRKTLVSNIMNLPKEEILLKNKAEVGPKLPVPEQEYNVDVEGNVAFDEKAIEYLCGRRSIKRKAKEIDEASVIEINGEDIKPDEREWLVKALTEEPVQRPVSMMGGVNSQSKKKHQITYLAHQAKAMEMELKNQWAQNRMTRQQTQSKYGF
- the LOC143208871 gene encoding uncharacterized protein LOC143208871 isoform X1 yields the protein MDSMSELQVPSSSQNDSVSSTTSNLKYRENSISSEEQSLLEFVQKGITEMTDENITFQKDILPLLSELNLEPESLSSNIKDGLQKVASILKFEKLSDFDKTDLKIVYERKKVEEARRQWEEKQLALSYDNLYRKYTRFSAKLTDLQEVVNDIKELVEEGQKDEEDNRCNQVFLMTKLDEYKQTVKKLEVDLTKMQVDDLYPQNILNKYDRYLEMCGELSEIDKCLSQYGDLPPNLLQAKALLEAKRKEYETLEKIFSERTSYF
- the LOC143208871 gene encoding uncharacterized protein LOC143208871 isoform X2 — protein: MDSMSEVPSSSQNDSVSSTTSNLKYRENSISSEEQSLLEFVQKGITEMTDENITFQKDILPLLSELNLEPESLSSNIKDGLQKVASILKFEKLSDFDKTDLKIVYERKKVEEARRQWEEKQLALSYDNLYRKYTRFSAKLTDLQEVVNDIKELVEEGQKDEEDNRCNQVFLMTKLDEYKQTVKKLEVDLTKMQVDDLYPQNILNKYDRYLEMCGELSEIDKCLSQYGDLPPNLLQAKALLEAKRKEYETLEKIFSERTSYF
- the LOC143208871 gene encoding uncharacterized protein LOC143208871 isoform X3, with the translated sequence MKLQVPSSSQNDSVSSTTSNLKYRENSISSEEQSLLEFVQKGITEMTDENITFQKDILPLLSELNLEPESLSSNIKDGLQKVASILKFEKLSDFDKTDLKIVYERKKVEEARRQWEEKQLALSYDNLYRKYTRFSAKLTDLQEVVNDIKELVEEGQKDEEDNRCNQVFLMTKLDEYKQTVKKLEVDLTKMQVDDLYPQNILNKYDRYLEMCGELSEIDKCLSQYGDLPPNLLQAKALLEAKRKEYETLEKIFSERTSYF